A window of the Microcaecilia unicolor chromosome 5, aMicUni1.1, whole genome shotgun sequence genome harbors these coding sequences:
- the LOC115470546 gene encoding LOW QUALITY PROTEIN: 2-iminobutanoate/2-iminopropanoate deaminase-like (The sequence of the model RefSeq protein was modified relative to this genomic sequence to represent the inferred CDS: substituted 2 bases at 2 genomic stop codons) has translation MASLVRRIITTAKAPAAIGPYSQAVVVEKTMYISGQLGMDPASGQLVAGGEEAKQALVNMGEILKAAGCNYCNVVKTTVLLTDMNDFSGVNEVXRFFXNNFPARAAYQVAALPKGGCVEIEAVAVLGRIMDAAAAL, from the coding sequence atggcttcacTGGTCAGGCGGATCATTACCACTGCTAAAGCCCCGGCAGCCATTGGGCCCTACAGCCAAGCTGTGGTGGTAGAGAAGACCATGTATATTTCTGGACAGTTGGGCATGGACCCCGCATCTGGACAACTTGTAGCTGGTGGTGAGGAAGCTAAACAGGCTCTTGTGAATATGGGAGAAATTCTGAAAGCTGCAGGTTGTAACTACTGCAATGTTGTGAAAACTACCGTCTTGCTGACTGACATGAATGATTTCAGTGGTGTTAATGAAGTCTAAAGGTTTTTCTAGAATAACTTCCCAGCCAGGGCAGCATACCAGGTTGCTGCTTTGCCCAAAGGAGGGTGTGTTGAAATTGAAGCAGTAGCAGTGTTGGGCCGTATcatggatgcagcagcagcaCTATAA